In uncultured Cohaesibacter sp., a genomic segment contains:
- a CDS encoding 2-oxoglutarate dehydrogenase E1 component gives MARQDANEAFALSSFLYGGNASYIEDLYARFQKDPTSVEEEWRVFFRELQDDGGDIAANARGASWKRDDWPPATNGELVSALAGGDFAVDEKKLGDKLKSKAQSQGVELTDASVQQATRDSVRALMMIRAYRMRGHLHADLDPLNLADAKDHEELHPSSYGFTEADYDRKIFIDHVLGLEFATIPEMLEILRRTYCSTLGVEFMHISDPAEKSWIQERIEGPDKQIAFTKNGKKAILYKLVEAEGFEKFLDIKYTGTKRFGLDGGESLIPALEQIIKRGGAMGVKQIVFGMAHRGRLNVLSQVMGKPHRAIFHEFKGGSITPDDVEGSGDVKYHLGASSDRTFDDNSVHLSLTANPSHLEIVNPVVLGKARAKQDQHSAHDGKFIETTTVDRTSVLPLLIHGDAAFAGQGVVAECLGLSGLRGHRTGGSIHFIINNQIGFTTYPRFSRSSPYPSDLAKMIEAPIFHCNGDDPESVVFAAKIATEFRQLFGKPVVIDMFCYRRFGHNEGDEPAFTQPLMYKKIRQHPTSLQRYADKLIAEGVITPEDFEQMRNDVRKVLDEEFEAGQSFSPNKADWFDGKWSGLTTASAEDDRRSGNTGVNVETLREIGEKLTTVPETFNVHRTIQRFLNNRATMMETGEGIDWATAESLAFGTLVKEGHPVRLSGQDSERGTFSQRHTVLYDQQDESRYIPLNHVAKGQNRYEVINSMLSEEAVLGFEYGYSLAEPGGLTMWEAQFGDFANGAQVVFDQFLSSAERKWLRASGLVVLLPHGYEGQGPEHSSARLERYLQSCAEDNIQVANCTTPANYFHILRRQVKRSFRKPLILMTPKSLLRHKRAVSNLAELGAGSTFHRVLWDDAEIRPNQEIKLTSDDKIRRVILCTGKVYYDLYEERERRGINDVYIMRVEQLYPFPAKTLIKELGRFKQADMVWCQEEPKNQGAWTFVEPYMEWVLNQIDANVKRPGYAGRPASAATATGLMSRHLAQLKAFLDDAFAED, from the coding sequence ATGGCACGTCAGGACGCAAATGAAGCGTTTGCGTTATCTTCCTTCCTCTATGGAGGTAACGCGTCTTATATTGAAGATCTTTATGCCCGTTTTCAGAAAGATCCGACATCAGTTGAAGAAGAGTGGCGAGTCTTCTTCAGGGAATTGCAGGATGATGGTGGCGACATAGCCGCCAATGCGCGAGGCGCTTCCTGGAAGCGTGACGACTGGCCTCCGGCGACCAATGGTGAGTTGGTATCGGCGCTGGCTGGCGGCGATTTTGCCGTCGATGAGAAGAAGCTGGGCGACAAGCTCAAGAGCAAGGCGCAGAGTCAGGGTGTGGAACTGACCGATGCGTCTGTTCAGCAAGCAACGCGCGATTCCGTGCGCGCCCTGATGATGATCCGCGCCTATCGTATGCGCGGGCATTTGCATGCCGATCTCGATCCGCTCAATCTGGCAGATGCCAAGGATCATGAAGAGCTGCATCCTTCTTCTTACGGCTTTACCGAAGCCGATTATGATCGCAAGATTTTTATTGATCATGTTCTCGGGCTTGAATTTGCTACCATCCCGGAAATGCTCGAAATTCTGCGCCGTACCTATTGTTCCACCCTTGGTGTGGAATTCATGCATATTTCCGATCCGGCTGAAAAGTCATGGATTCAGGAGCGCATCGAGGGGCCGGACAAACAGATTGCCTTCACCAAGAATGGCAAGAAGGCCATCCTCTATAAATTGGTGGAAGCGGAAGGGTTCGAGAAATTTCTCGATATCAAATATACTGGCACGAAGCGCTTTGGTCTGGACGGTGGTGAGTCCCTGATCCCGGCGCTCGAGCAGATCATCAAGCGCGGCGGCGCCATGGGCGTCAAGCAGATCGTGTTTGGCATGGCACACCGCGGTCGTCTCAATGTGCTCAGTCAGGTGATGGGCAAACCGCACCGCGCCATTTTCCACGAATTCAAGGGTGGTTCCATCACCCCGGACGATGTGGAAGGGTCCGGTGATGTGAAATATCATCTGGGGGCTTCCTCGGATCGGACGTTCGATGACAATAGTGTTCATCTGTCGCTGACGGCGAACCCGTCCCATCTTGAAATCGTCAATCCGGTTGTTCTGGGCAAGGCGCGCGCCAAGCAGGATCAACATTCTGCCCATGATGGCAAATTCATTGAAACCACGACCGTTGACCGCACATCGGTTCTGCCGCTGCTGATCCATGGTGATGCCGCTTTTGCAGGACAGGGCGTTGTGGCCGAGTGTCTTGGTCTTTCTGGTCTCAGAGGCCACAGAACAGGTGGTTCGATCCATTTCATCATCAATAACCAGATCGGCTTTACGACCTATCCGCGCTTCTCGCGCTCGTCGCCTTATCCGTCTGATCTGGCAAAGATGATCGAGGCTCCGATCTTCCACTGTAACGGCGATGATCCTGAATCGGTGGTCTTTGCCGCCAAGATCGCAACTGAATTCCGTCAACTGTTTGGCAAGCCGGTCGTAATCGACATGTTCTGCTATCGTCGTTTCGGTCATAACGAGGGCGACGAACCGGCCTTTACCCAGCCGCTGATGTATAAGAAGATCCGCCAGCATCCAACCAGTCTGCAGCGTTATGCCGACAAGTTGATTGCTGAAGGGGTTATCACGCCGGAAGATTTCGAGCAGATGCGCAATGATGTGCGCAAGGTGCTGGATGAAGAATTTGAAGCCGGCCAAAGCTTCTCGCCGAACAAGGCAGACTGGTTTGACGGCAAATGGTCCGGCCTGACCACCGCCAGCGCCGAAGATGATCGTCGCTCGGGTAACACCGGCGTCAATGTCGAGACCTTGCGCGAGATTGGCGAAAAGCTGACGACGGTGCCTGAGACCTTCAACGTTCACCGCACGATCCAGCGTTTCCTCAACAACCGTGCCACCATGATGGAAACGGGCGAGGGGATCGATTGGGCTACGGCTGAATCGCTGGCCTTCGGCACGCTGGTGAAAGAGGGCCATCCTGTCCGCCTTTCCGGTCAGGATAGTGAACGTGGCACCTTCTCTCAGCGTCATACGGTTCTGTATGATCAGCAGGATGAAAGCCGTTATATCCCGCTCAACCATGTTGCCAAGGGGCAGAACCGCTATGAGGTCATCAACTCGATGCTCTCGGAAGAAGCTGTTCTGGGCTTTGAATATGGCTATTCGCTTGCCGAACCGGGCGGTCTGACGATGTGGGAAGCCCAGTTTGGCGATTTTGCCAACGGGGCGCAGGTGGTCTTTGACCAGTTCCTCTCCTCGGCAGAGCGCAAATGGCTGCGCGCGTCCGGTCTGGTCGTGCTGTTGCCTCATGGTTATGAAGGGCAGGGTCCGGAACATAGTTCCGCCCGTCTGGAACGCTATCTTCAGTCCTGTGCGGAAGATAATATTCAGGTGGCCAATTGCACCACGCCAGCCAACTATTTTCATATTCTGCGCCGTCAGGTGAAACGCAGCTTCCGCAAGCCGCTCATTCTGATGACACCGAAGAGCCTTCTGCGTCACAAGCGGGCGGTTTCCAATCTGGCAGAATTGGGCGCGGGCAGCACCTTCCATCGCGTGCTTTGGGATGATGCCGAAATCCGGCCCAATCAGGAAATCAAGCTGACGTCTGATGACAAGATCCGTCGCGTGATCCTTTGCACCGGCAAGGTCTATTATGATCTCTATGAAGAGCGTGAGAGACGCGGCATCAATGATGTCTATATCATGCGTGTCGAGCAGCTTTATCCGTTCCCGGCCAAGACACTGATCAAGGAACTCGGCCGCTTCAAGCAGGCTGACATGGTCTGGTGTCAGGAAGAACCGAAGAACCAGGGTGCCTGGACCTTCGTTGAGCCATATATGGAATGGGTTCTCAACCAGATTGATGCGAATGTCAAACGACCCGGCTATGCAGGGCGACCGGCATCCGCAGCGACAGCTACCGGTCTGATGAGCAGGCATTTGGCCCAGCTCAAGGCCTTCCTCGATGATGCGTTTGCCGAAGACTAA